A region of the Leptospira venezuelensis genome:
TTTTTCTATTTTTATCTAACTCGATCACGGTTCCGTCTTTTAAGGTGAGAATGATATCTATTCCGCGGTAATTGATATAACGTTCCAGAGTCGCCTTAAATTGTTTCGCTCTATCTTTCATCTTCTCCCCCATAACGTTTTAATTTACGGTACAACCGTTCATTTTCACGAGAGAGTTTTTTATTCGCACCGAATTAATTTTTCACGCAGAGGACTGGGGTAAAAAAGAAGAAGGTACACAAGCGAGTAGTACTTCCTCTGTGTCTTCGCGACTCTGCGTGCCAATTTTAATATTTTAATATCACGCAGAGCCGCAAAGACGCAGAGAACTTATTTAGCATAACTGGCTTTATACTCCGTGTGAAAAAGCTTTGCGTGGAAGGTTTAGAAATGTGCCTTGAGAAGTCTTTCGTAGACTGGTTGAAAAGAATCTAGAGGTTCTGTGATCTCTAAAAAACGGATCTCATAGTCGATGATCAGATGGTTTACTTGAAAAATGACTTCGTCAAACCTACTCTTTACAATATCCAATCTGCAATCAGGGCAAAAAGTTAAGAAGGATCTCGAATTCAAAACGTACAATTTATCGTATGGACGAAGATGTGCCTGGATGACTGATTTTAATTCTTCTAAAATTTCTCCAGACTTTTGTTCTCCAAGTAGTTTGAAATATTGAGATAAGTCTTGGAAATAAAAATGGGTCAGAACCATTTCTGTGCTAAGTGAATTTTTAACATCACGCAAAAACTGGTTCGTAAATTCTTCGAACACGTCCGGAATAGGCTCTCTTTGGTTCGTTGTTTCCATCTCTTTTAGGAATATCGACCGGATAACCTATGAAAAATCCAATTTTTTCAGGCTTGTCAACCTGCCTAGGAGCGATTTTATATCCGGTATAGCTAAAAAGCATAAGGAGAAACCGCTGTGAGCGCCCACCCTACCCAATTAATGAGTCTTTCCCAATATTTAATCGAGGAACAACTCAAACTTCCCCAAGCAACTGGGGATTTCACTGCACTCATGAGCCATCTCGTATACGCCGCAAAAGTTGTTTCTAGAGAAGTAAGAAAAGCTGGTCTTTTAGAAAATATTTTAGGGGCAACAGAACAAACGAATGTCCAGGGCGAAACAGTCATGAAACTGGACGAATACGCGGATAAAATTTTTACTCATACACTCACCCGTTGTGGACACTTATGTGTAATGGGAAGCGAAGAACAAGAGGATGTAATTACGATCCCAACAGGATATAAGATCGGAAAATATACGATCGCTATAGATCCTTTAGATGGTTCTTCTAATATTGATGCGAATGTTTCTATAGGTACTATTTTTTCAGTTCATTTGAGAACTTCTCCTCAGGGAACTCCTGGAACGAAGGAAGATCTTTTACAAAAAGGATCTAAACAAAGAGCAGCAGGATATATCGTTTACGGATCTTCTACAATGTTAGTACTTTGTGTTGGAAAGGGAGTCTCCGGTTTTACATTAGATCCATCCTGCGGAGAATTTATATTATCTCACCCTGAGATGAAAATGCCTGAATCTGGCGGAATCTACTCCATCAATGAAGGGAACTACGATTATTGGTCGGACGAAGTTAAGAATTATATCCGAAACATCAAATCTATCGAGGGCGGGCGTAAACCTCAGTCACTCCGTTATATTGGTTCTCTTGTGGCTGACTTCCACAGAAACCTTTTAAAAGGTGGAATCTTCTTATACCCGAACGATACTAAATCTTCTAAATATCCAAAAGGCAAACTTAGACTTCTTTATGAAGTTGCTCCTATGGCATTGATCGCAGAACAAGCAGGTGGAATGGCAGTTACTGTTGAAGGTAAAAGAATTCTAGATCTGGAGCCGGAAAAACTTCACGAAAGAACTACATTCGTAGTTGGTTCCAAAAATGAAGTGGAGCATTTCTTAACCTTTATAAAAAAATAATATACCGTCGCGGATCTTCTTATTCTGCTTCGCAGGCAGAAGGTCCGCTAACAGTTCATCTTCTAAGCTTTTAAAACTCTCCTTTTAATCTAATTTTCCCTTAAAGATTGTGCTAAAAATAAGCGCTTAAATCCTACTTATATTTTTAACCATCTCTTACTTTGCACCAAGAAGACTTACATCTCACTTGGAATTCTTCTTATATATTATGTTTTAATAATAAATAAAAAT
Encoded here:
- the fbp gene encoding class 1 fructose-bisphosphatase; the encoded protein is MSAHPTQLMSLSQYLIEEQLKLPQATGDFTALMSHLVYAAKVVSREVRKAGLLENILGATEQTNVQGETVMKLDEYADKIFTHTLTRCGHLCVMGSEEQEDVITIPTGYKIGKYTIAIDPLDGSSNIDANVSIGTIFSVHLRTSPQGTPGTKEDLLQKGSKQRAAGYIVYGSSTMLVLCVGKGVSGFTLDPSCGEFILSHPEMKMPESGGIYSINEGNYDYWSDEVKNYIRNIKSIEGGRKPQSLRYIGSLVADFHRNLLKGGIFLYPNDTKSSKYPKGKLRLLYEVAPMALIAEQAGGMAVTVEGKRILDLEPEKLHERTTFVVGSKNEVEHFLTFIKK